A single window of Nocardioides baekrokdamisoli DNA harbors:
- a CDS encoding isoprenyl transferase, producing MTYRTPNPHPSGATPPPIPADLVPKHVAVIMDGNGRWAKDRGLPRTKGHEAGEASLFDVVEGAIELGVKAVSAYAFSTENWSRSPDEVKFLMGFNRDVIRRRRDEMHELGVRVRWAGRRPRLWKSVIRELEIAEELTRGNDVCTLTMCVNYGGRPELVDATRRIAEDVRAGRLKPRQIDEDTIASYLYVPEWAEADLIWRTSGEQRLSNFMTWQSAYSEFVFSDVLWPDVDRRHLWAACEQYARRDRRYGGALPNQV from the coding sequence ATGACGTACCGCACACCGAATCCGCACCCCTCCGGCGCGACCCCACCGCCGATCCCGGCCGACCTCGTGCCCAAGCACGTCGCCGTGATCATGGATGGCAACGGTCGCTGGGCCAAGGATCGCGGCCTGCCGCGGACGAAGGGTCACGAGGCTGGCGAGGCTTCGTTGTTCGACGTGGTCGAGGGCGCCATAGAGCTCGGGGTCAAAGCCGTCAGCGCGTACGCCTTCTCCACTGAGAACTGGTCACGCTCGCCGGACGAGGTCAAGTTCCTGATGGGGTTCAACCGCGATGTGATCCGCCGGCGGCGCGACGAGATGCACGAACTCGGCGTGCGGGTCCGCTGGGCCGGACGCCGACCGCGTTTGTGGAAGTCCGTCATCCGCGAGCTCGAGATCGCCGAGGAACTGACCAGGGGCAACGACGTCTGCACGCTCACGATGTGCGTGAACTACGGCGGCCGCCCGGAGCTGGTCGACGCGACCCGCCGGATCGCCGAGGACGTACGCGCGGGCCGGCTCAAGCCGCGCCAGATCGACGAGGACACCATCGCGTCCTACCTGTACGTGCCGGAATGGGCCGAGGCCGACCTGATCTGGCGTACGAGCGGCGAGCAGCGGCTCTCGAACTTCATGACCTGGCAGAGCGCGTACTCGGAGTTCGTCTTCTCCGACGTCTTGTGGCCGGATGTGGATCGGCGCCATCTCTGGGCCGCTTGTGAGCAGTACGCCCGCCGCGACCGCCGCTACGGCGGCGCGCTCCCGAACCAGGTCTAG
- the recO gene encoding DNA repair protein RecO, which yields MPLYRDEAIVLRTHKLGEADRIITLLTRQNGRVRAVAKGVRRTTSKFGSRLEPFTHVDLQLADGRNLDTITQAETLAPFGAAMGADYERYTAGTAMLEAAERLVTEEREPAVQQYLLLVGGLRALAAGEKAPRAVLDSYLLRSLSVAGYAPSFDACALCGLEGPHRWFNPSAGGVLCSTCRIPGSATVAAETLILLSALLTGDWDAVAGAEDRAAREASGLVAAYLTWHVERGLRSMAYVERS from the coding sequence GTGCCCCTCTATCGCGACGAAGCCATCGTGCTGCGGACGCACAAGTTGGGCGAGGCAGACCGGATCATCACGCTTCTGACCCGCCAGAACGGGCGCGTACGTGCTGTCGCCAAGGGCGTACGCCGCACGACGTCGAAGTTCGGGTCGAGGCTCGAACCGTTCACCCATGTCGACCTGCAGCTGGCGGACGGGCGGAATCTCGACACCATCACGCAGGCCGAGACCCTGGCGCCGTTCGGCGCCGCGATGGGCGCTGACTACGAGCGCTACACAGCGGGGACCGCGATGCTCGAGGCCGCCGAGCGTCTGGTGACCGAGGAGCGCGAGCCTGCTGTCCAGCAGTATCTGCTGTTGGTCGGTGGCCTGAGGGCGCTGGCGGCGGGGGAGAAGGCACCGCGGGCGGTCCTCGACTCGTACCTGTTGCGCTCATTGTCGGTGGCCGGATACGCACCGTCGTTCGACGCCTGCGCTCTGTGTGGCCTCGAAGGCCCTCATCGCTGGTTCAACCCGTCGGCCGGTGGCGTGCTCTGCAGCACGTGTCGCATTCCCGGGTCGGCAACGGTTGCGGCAGAGACGCTGATCCTCCTCTCCGCGCTGCTCACCGGCGACTGGGACGCGGTGGCAGGGGCGGAGGATCGGGCGGCCCGCGAAGCCAGCGGACTGGTCGCGGCGTACCTCACCTGGCACGTGGAGCGGGGCCTGCGCTCGATGGCGTACGTCGAGCGCTCCTGA
- a CDS encoding metal ABC transporter permease: MTDVWHRIFNFTDYGQLLSIVHNSIIAAAILGLLGGLISTFVMMRDLPFAVHGVSELSFAGAAAALLAGIDVVVGSIAGSIVAALIIGALGSRARDRNSIIGVLMPFGLGLGVLFNSLYEGRSANKYGLLTGQIVAVDAPELKWLIIAALIVVPTLLVIWRPLVFASIDPELAAARGVPVAWLSPIFMLLLGITIAVAVKVIGALLVLSVVVTPAAAAMRVTASPVKVPLLSMAFGLTATVGGILLAVGGSLPISPYVTTISFTIYIVCRIIGVVRTRRGWVVRPA; this comes from the coding sequence ATGACCGACGTATGGCACCGGATCTTCAACTTCACCGACTACGGGCAGTTGCTCTCGATCGTCCACAACTCCATCATCGCCGCGGCAATCCTGGGCCTTCTCGGCGGACTCATCTCGACGTTCGTGATGATGCGTGACCTGCCGTTCGCAGTGCACGGGGTCAGTGAACTGTCCTTCGCCGGTGCAGCCGCAGCGCTACTGGCCGGCATCGACGTGGTCGTCGGATCGATCGCGGGCTCGATCGTGGCGGCCCTGATCATCGGCGCGCTGGGATCGCGAGCGCGCGATCGGAACTCGATCATCGGTGTGCTGATGCCGTTCGGCCTGGGGCTCGGAGTGTTGTTCAACAGCCTGTACGAAGGCCGCTCGGCCAACAAGTACGGCCTGTTGACCGGCCAGATCGTGGCCGTCGACGCTCCCGAGCTCAAGTGGCTCATCATTGCCGCGCTGATCGTGGTGCCCACACTGCTCGTGATCTGGCGGCCGCTGGTGTTCGCGTCGATCGACCCGGAACTGGCCGCCGCACGCGGGGTTCCGGTCGCGTGGCTCTCCCCCATCTTCATGTTGCTGCTCGGCATCACGATCGCCGTAGCCGTGAAGGTGATCGGTGCGCTCCTGGTCCTGAGCGTCGTCGTCACGCCGGCCGCGGCGGCCATGCGGGTCACTGCATCACCGGTCAAGGTGCCGCTGCTGAGCATGGCGTTCGGACTGACCGCGACGGTCGGCGGGATCCTGCTGGCAGTCGGTGGCAGCCTGCCGATCAGCCCGTACGTCACGACGATCTCGTTCACGATCTACATCGTGTGTCGGATCATCGGAGTGGTGCGTACACGACGCGGTTGGGTCGTACGTCCCGCCTAG
- the leuA gene encoding 2-isopropylmalate synthase, with product MTNISNTTNQQKPSAMPYERYRAFVPVDLPDRTWPTKKITKAPRWLSTDLRDGNQALIDPMTPARKLRMFDLLVGMGYKEIEVGFPSASQTDFDFVRKLIEEDRIPDDVQISVLTQAREDLIQRTVESLVGAPRATVHMYNATAELFRRVVFNVTPAECIGIATRGTELVMKYAESLLGDIVGTEDFGYQYSPEIFTQTDTDYALEVCEAVSDVWQPEPGREIILNLPATVEMSTPNTYADQIEYFSRNLTRRSVSAISLHPHNDRGTAVAATELALMAGADRVEGCLFGHGERTGNVDLVTLGMNLFSQGIDPQIDFSQIDEIRRTVEYVTNLPVHPRHPYAGDLVYTAFSGSHQDAIKKGLEDLDRIAKEQGTPVGEIPWGAPYLPIDPKDVGRTYEAVIRVNSQSGKGGVAYVLKTEHALELPRRLQIEFSRVIQEHTDAEGGEISPTQIWDIFQAEYLNKTAPLVLGSTQTQSVAGEADKLTVTMSIDGVEQTLSGEGNGPIAAFVAALPSTYDVKVLDYAEHALSAGGDAVAAAYVECLVGGVIYWGVGIDANIVTASLKAVVSAINRA from the coding sequence ATGACCAACATCAGCAACACCACCAATCAACAGAAGCCGTCGGCGATGCCGTACGAGCGCTATCGCGCGTTCGTGCCCGTCGACCTCCCGGACCGCACCTGGCCCACGAAGAAGATCACCAAGGCGCCGCGCTGGCTGTCCACCGATCTGCGCGACGGCAACCAGGCGCTGATCGATCCGATGACCCCGGCCCGCAAGCTGCGCATGTTCGACCTGCTCGTCGGCATGGGCTACAAGGAGATCGAGGTCGGCTTCCCGAGTGCAAGCCAGACCGACTTCGACTTCGTACGCAAGCTGATCGAGGAGGACCGGATCCCGGACGACGTCCAGATCTCTGTCCTGACGCAGGCCCGCGAGGACCTGATCCAGCGCACCGTCGAGTCGCTCGTCGGCGCGCCCCGCGCGACCGTGCACATGTACAACGCGACTGCCGAACTGTTCCGCCGGGTCGTCTTCAACGTCACGCCTGCCGAATGCATCGGCATCGCCACCCGCGGGACCGAACTGGTGATGAAGTACGCCGAGTCACTGCTGGGCGACATCGTCGGCACCGAGGACTTCGGCTACCAGTACAGCCCGGAGATCTTCACCCAGACCGACACCGATTACGCGCTGGAGGTCTGCGAAGCGGTGTCCGACGTCTGGCAGCCGGAGCCCGGCCGCGAGATCATCCTCAACCTGCCGGCCACCGTCGAGATGTCCACGCCCAACACGTACGCGGATCAGATCGAGTACTTCTCCCGCAACCTGACCCGTCGCTCGGTCAGTGCGATCTCCCTGCACCCGCACAACGACCGTGGCACGGCCGTGGCTGCCACCGAACTGGCGCTGATGGCAGGGGCTGACCGGGTCGAGGGTTGCCTGTTCGGCCACGGTGAGCGCACTGGCAACGTCGACCTGGTCACGCTGGGCATGAACCTGTTCAGCCAGGGGATCGACCCGCAGATCGACTTCTCGCAGATCGACGAGATCCGGCGCACCGTCGAGTACGTCACGAACCTGCCCGTCCACCCGCGGCACCCGTACGCGGGCGACCTCGTCTACACGGCCTTCTCCGGCTCCCACCAGGACGCCATCAAGAAGGGCCTGGAGGACCTGGACCGGATCGCCAAGGAGCAGGGCACGCCTGTCGGCGAGATCCCGTGGGGGGCGCCCTACCTGCCGATCGACCCCAAGGACGTCGGCCGCACGTACGAGGCCGTCATCCGGGTCAACAGCCAGTCCGGCAAGGGCGGCGTCGCGTACGTCCTCAAGACCGAGCACGCGCTGGAACTGCCGCGTCGGCTGCAGATCGAGTTCAGCCGGGTCATCCAGGAGCACACCGATGCTGAGGGCGGCGAGATCAGCCCGACGCAGATCTGGGACATCTTCCAGGCCGAGTACCTCAACAAGACTGCCCCGCTGGTCCTGGGCTCGACCCAGACGCAGTCCGTGGCGGGCGAGGCCGACAAGCTCACCGTCACGATGAGCATCGACGGCGTCGAGCAGACGCTCAGCGGTGAGGGCAACGGTCCGATCGCTGCCTTCGTGGCGGCGCTGCCGTCGACGTACGACGTCAAGGTGCTCGACTACGCCGAGCACGCCCTGTCCGCCGGTGGTGACGCCGTGGCCGCTGCGTACGTCGAGTGTCTGGTCGGTGGCGTCATCTACTGGGGTGTCGGCATCGATGCGAACATCGTGACCGCTTCGCTGAAGGCCGTGGTGTCTGCGATCAATCGCGCCTGA
- a CDS encoding siderophore-interacting protein, translated as MSTRAGTRTARVRSREQLSEHLIRLVLDLDGFESTGIADEWIGLVVPGQFQSRYYTVRSFDADSITIDIVVHSRGLVTEWAADDVVGQSVTITDAKGSYAAATDAAWIMLVGDLTAFPAMARIAESTDRPVRIWAEAPSIPPGYFPSSADVNHLPQGAQSRLSAIVEEISWPEGDGYFWMAGESAQMRSIRKFLMHDRAMPTSAYDVMGYWRQVKERQPRAVDPGPIWREGKRQGLTDAQIWDNYDKQRETAE; from the coding sequence ATGAGTACTCGAGCAGGCACGCGGACCGCACGCGTACGCAGCCGCGAGCAACTCAGCGAACACCTGATCCGGTTGGTGCTCGACCTCGACGGATTCGAGTCAACGGGGATCGCCGATGAATGGATCGGTCTGGTGGTCCCCGGTCAGTTCCAGTCCCGGTACTACACGGTCCGCTCGTTCGACGCTGACAGCATCACCATCGACATCGTGGTGCACTCCCGCGGGCTGGTGACCGAATGGGCTGCCGATGACGTCGTCGGCCAGTCGGTCACCATCACCGATGCCAAGGGTTCGTACGCTGCTGCGACTGACGCCGCCTGGATCATGCTGGTCGGAGACCTGACGGCCTTTCCGGCCATGGCTCGGATCGCCGAGTCGACCGATCGACCGGTCCGGATCTGGGCCGAGGCGCCGTCGATTCCTCCCGGCTACTTCCCGTCCTCAGCCGACGTCAACCATCTGCCGCAAGGTGCGCAGAGCCGGCTGTCGGCGATCGTTGAGGAGATCTCGTGGCCCGAGGGTGACGGATATTTCTGGATGGCGGGGGAGTCGGCGCAGATGCGATCGATCCGCAAATTCCTGATGCACGACCGCGCGATGCCCACGAGTGCGTACGACGTGATGGGCTACTGGCGCCAGGTGAAGGAGCGGCAGCCGCGGGCTGTCGATCCCGGACCGATCTGGCGCGAGGGCAAGCGCCAGGGCCTGACCGACGCCCAGATCTGGGACAACTATGACAAGCAGAGGGAGACGGCCGAATGA
- a CDS encoding SAM-dependent methyltransferase: MTTPIAPTIAGLFSGEFPVRLTAYDGSATGAESEYGMELRTERALRYLLTAPGDLGLARAYVTGDLVMHGVHPGDPYPLLSRILGRTDFVRPSVPALAQLVRDLGMSSFVPPSPPPEEHLPGWRLRLEGVRTWSRHSETRDADAIRHHYDVSNEFYEYVLGPSMTYTCAVFEHEGATLEEAQTAKYDLICRKLDLQPGQRLLDIGCGWGGMVRHAAKHYGVRALGVTLSAEQAEWARLAIKEDGLDDVAEVRFVDYRHVEETDFDAVSSIGLTEHIGIANYPAYFEFIRSKLRPHGRVLNHCITRSTNRPTKTGKFIDRYVFPDGELAGSGTIVTAMEDASLEVQHHENFRLHYASTLAEWNRNLVTHWDECVREVGLGTAKVWGLYIAGSRIGFERDEVQLHHVLATRSDDGISAYPLRHEF; encoded by the coding sequence ATGACGACACCGATTGCACCCACGATTGCCGGGCTGTTCAGTGGCGAGTTCCCGGTCCGGCTGACGGCGTACGACGGCAGCGCCACCGGCGCCGAGAGTGAGTACGGAATGGAGCTGCGGACCGAGCGGGCGCTGCGATACCTGCTGACTGCTCCGGGTGATCTGGGGCTGGCGCGGGCGTACGTGACCGGCGACCTGGTGATGCACGGTGTGCACCCCGGCGATCCCTATCCGCTGCTCTCGCGCATCCTCGGCCGGACGGACTTCGTCCGCCCTTCGGTGCCCGCGCTCGCCCAGCTGGTGCGAGATCTGGGGATGTCGTCATTCGTGCCGCCGTCGCCGCCGCCGGAGGAGCACCTGCCCGGCTGGCGTCTCCGGCTCGAGGGTGTGCGGACCTGGTCGCGGCACTCCGAGACGCGTGACGCTGATGCGATCCGTCACCATTACGACGTCTCCAACGAGTTCTACGAATACGTCCTGGGACCGTCGATGACCTACACCTGCGCGGTGTTCGAGCACGAAGGCGCGACGCTGGAGGAGGCCCAGACAGCCAAGTACGACCTGATCTGTCGCAAACTCGATCTGCAGCCCGGTCAGAGGCTTCTCGACATCGGCTGCGGCTGGGGCGGAATGGTGCGGCACGCCGCCAAGCACTACGGCGTACGCGCTCTGGGCGTCACGTTGAGCGCCGAGCAGGCGGAATGGGCTCGGCTAGCGATCAAGGAGGACGGGCTCGACGACGTCGCCGAAGTGCGTTTCGTCGATTACCGCCATGTTGAGGAGACCGACTTCGACGCCGTCAGTTCGATCGGACTGACCGAGCACATCGGGATCGCGAACTACCCCGCCTACTTCGAGTTCATTCGGAGCAAGCTCCGTCCGCACGGACGGGTGCTCAACCATTGCATCACCCGCAGCACCAACCGCCCCACGAAGACCGGCAAGTTCATCGATCGCTATGTCTTCCCCGACGGTGAGCTCGCCGGCTCGGGCACGATCGTGACGGCGATGGAGGACGCCAGCCTCGAGGTCCAGCACCACGAGAACTTCCGGCTGCACTACGCCAGCACCTTGGCCGAATGGAACCGCAACCTCGTCACGCACTGGGACGAGTGCGTACGCGAGGTCGGCCTGGGTACGGCGAAGGTCTGGGGGCTGTACATCGCCGGCTCCCGAATCGGCTTCGAGCGCGACGAGGTCCAGTTGCACCACGTCCTCGCCACGCGGTCCGACGACGGGATCTCGGCGTACCCGCTCCGGCACGAGTTCTGA
- a CDS encoding metal ABC transporter solute-binding protein, Zn/Mn family — protein sequence MIRRLSLALILVAGLCLTACGTSPASDGRIRLVASTNVWGEIAQEIGGDHVDVTSFISNPSTDPHSYEADAQNQLAIANAKVVIENGGGYDDFMDTMLKASGSKATVINAVKVASVAQERPCLSCGSILNPRPVAVTNEHVWYDLRTVTLMSSKIEAALAAADPTHATTYKANQQAFAAKIDALDATIGAFFSTHLLHLRSVGITEPVPVYLLNAMGIRVITPTAFSKAIEEGSGVPVLVMQQVKQQISGHQIRALVYNAQTSGPETSQVLATAGSSNVPTVPVTETIPSGMTYVSWMTLQVDAIIKAVG from the coding sequence GTGATCCGACGCCTCAGCCTCGCCCTGATCCTGGTCGCGGGTCTCTGCCTGACTGCCTGCGGCACCTCCCCCGCGTCGGACGGACGGATCCGCCTGGTCGCCTCGACGAACGTCTGGGGCGAGATCGCCCAGGAGATCGGCGGGGACCACGTCGACGTGACCTCCTTCATCAGCAATCCCTCAACTGACCCGCACTCGTACGAGGCCGACGCGCAGAACCAGCTCGCGATCGCCAACGCGAAGGTCGTCATCGAGAACGGCGGCGGGTACGACGACTTCATGGACACGATGCTGAAGGCGTCGGGATCGAAGGCGACGGTGATCAACGCGGTCAAGGTGGCGTCAGTGGCCCAGGAGCGGCCCTGCCTCAGTTGCGGCTCGATACTCAACCCGCGTCCGGTGGCGGTGACCAACGAACACGTCTGGTACGACCTGAGGACCGTGACCTTGATGTCGTCGAAGATCGAGGCCGCGCTCGCAGCGGCTGACCCGACTCATGCGACTACGTACAAGGCCAATCAGCAGGCATTCGCCGCGAAGATCGATGCCCTTGACGCGACCATCGGTGCGTTCTTCAGCACTCACCTGCTCCACCTACGGTCAGTCGGCATCACCGAGCCGGTCCCGGTCTATCTCCTCAACGCCATGGGCATCCGGGTCATCACCCCGACCGCGTTCAGCAAGGCGATCGAGGAGGGCTCCGGCGTACCGGTGCTGGTGATGCAGCAGGTCAAGCAGCAGATCAGCGGCCACCAGATCAGGGCGCTGGTCTACAACGCCCAGACGTCCGGTCCGGAGACCAGCCAGGTCCTGGCCACGGCCGGTTCCAGCAACGTCCCGACGGTCCCAGTGACCGAGACGATCCCGTCCGGGATGACGTACGTGTCCTGGATGACCTTGCAGGTCGACGCCATCATCAAGGCGGTCGGATGA
- a CDS encoding NAD(P)H-dependent oxidoreductase — MATLLIVQFTPTPALAAIGDAVVAGAHDDALEGVDVRTVSPLEAVPDDVLAADALILGTAAHFGYMSGALKYFFDRVFVHVGGALDAHGGGAPSAGAKLPFGLWVHGRYDTTGAIRSVESITQALPWKRAAAPLTLMGDHEDSHSEQAYELGATIAALISQ, encoded by the coding sequence GTGGCGACCCTGTTGATCGTGCAGTTCACACCGACGCCCGCGCTGGCCGCGATCGGCGATGCGGTCGTTGCCGGCGCCCACGACGATGCGCTCGAGGGCGTGGACGTACGCACCGTGTCGCCACTGGAGGCCGTCCCGGACGACGTCCTGGCCGCTGATGCCCTCATCCTCGGGACCGCTGCGCACTTCGGCTACATGAGCGGTGCGCTCAAGTACTTCTTCGACCGGGTGTTCGTCCATGTCGGCGGAGCGCTTGATGCGCACGGCGGCGGGGCGCCGTCGGCTGGGGCGAAGCTACCGTTCGGGTTGTGGGTGCACGGCCGGTACGACACGACCGGGGCGATCCGATCGGTGGAGTCGATCACGCAGGCACTGCCGTGGAAGCGAGCGGCCGCACCGCTCACGCTGATGGGTGACCACGAGGACAGCCACAGCGAGCAGGCGTACGAACTCGGAGCGACAATCGCGGCCCTGATCTCGCAGTGA
- a CDS encoding metal ABC transporter ATP-binding protein produces MNALELRGAGLSYGSRTLWSGLDLTVEPGEFIAVLGANGSGKTSLLRAILGLQPLTHGSVLVAGQPPRKASRAIGYVPQHRRLDPITPLRGKDVVRLGLDGHRWGPGWLRGDDRQRISAALEEVDATSFAEAPVGELSGGEQQRVRIAQAVASDPAVLLCDEPLLTLDLASQRTITSLIDRRRRARQTAVLFVTHEINPVLPYVDRVLYLAGGQFRVGPVDEVLTSATLSTLYGAEIEVVRSGDRILVAGLPEQPEHAHDHCIEPEGPLG; encoded by the coding sequence ATGAACGCCCTCGAGCTCCGCGGTGCCGGGCTGTCGTACGGATCCCGAACACTGTGGTCCGGGCTGGACCTGACGGTCGAGCCGGGCGAGTTCATCGCCGTCCTCGGCGCCAACGGCTCCGGCAAAACCTCCCTGCTGCGGGCCATTCTCGGGCTCCAGCCACTCACCCACGGCTCGGTCCTCGTCGCCGGTCAGCCGCCGCGCAAGGCCAGTCGAGCCATCGGCTACGTGCCGCAGCACCGGCGCCTCGATCCGATCACGCCACTGCGCGGCAAGGATGTGGTGCGCCTCGGCCTCGACGGCCACCGCTGGGGTCCCGGCTGGCTGCGCGGCGACGATCGCCAGCGGATCTCGGCGGCACTGGAGGAGGTTGATGCCACCTCATTCGCCGAGGCTCCGGTCGGCGAGCTGTCCGGCGGCGAGCAACAGCGCGTACGCATCGCCCAGGCGGTGGCGAGCGATCCGGCCGTGCTGCTCTGCGACGAGCCTTTGCTGACGCTCGACCTGGCCAGTCAGCGCACGATCACCAGCCTCATCGACCGCCGTCGGCGGGCACGCCAGACAGCGGTGCTCTTCGTGACGCACGAGATCAATCCCGTACTCCCCTACGTCGACCGAGTGCTCTACCTCGCCGGCGGACAGTTCCGCGTCGGCCCGGTGGACGAGGTCCTGACGAGTGCGACCCTGAGCACGTTGTATGGAGCGGAGATCGAGGTCGTACGCAGCGGCGACCGCATCCTGGTCGCCGGTCTCCCGGAGCAACCCGAACACGCCCACGACCACTGCATCGAACCGGAAGGGCCGCTCGGATGA
- the era gene encoding GTPase Era, protein MTAPEQAGFRSGFVSFVGRPNAGKSTLTNALVGQKIVITSDKPQTTRSVVRGIVHRPDAQLILVDTPGLHRPRTLLGERLNDLVHATWSEVDVIAMCFPANERVGPGDRHIAADMAKISRATKVAVATKTDLVSPERLARHLMDIQAVGVELGIEWKEIVPVSSVGGSQIDLLTDLLADLLPEGPALYPDGDLTDSPDEVLVAELIREAALEGVRDELPHSIAVVVEEMALREGRDADKQLTDIHATLFVERDSQKGIVIGHKGSRLKEVGQTARLQIADLLGTAVYLDLRVKLAKDWQRDPRQLRRLGF, encoded by the coding sequence ATGACAGCGCCTGAACAAGCGGGGTTCCGCTCCGGGTTCGTGTCCTTCGTGGGGCGGCCGAACGCCGGCAAGTCCACACTCACCAACGCGTTGGTGGGCCAGAAGATCGTGATCACCTCGGACAAGCCCCAGACCACCCGTTCGGTCGTACGCGGCATCGTCCACCGCCCCGACGCCCAACTCATCCTGGTCGACACGCCCGGACTGCACCGCCCGCGAACCCTGCTCGGCGAGCGACTCAACGACCTGGTGCACGCCACATGGTCCGAGGTCGACGTGATCGCGATGTGCTTCCCCGCGAACGAGCGCGTCGGCCCGGGCGACCGACACATCGCCGCCGACATGGCCAAGATCTCCCGAGCCACCAAGGTCGCGGTCGCAACGAAGACTGATCTCGTCTCGCCCGAGCGCCTCGCCCGGCACCTGATGGACATCCAGGCCGTCGGCGTCGAACTTGGCATCGAGTGGAAGGAGATCGTTCCGGTCTCCAGCGTCGGCGGATCCCAGATCGACCTGCTGACCGATCTGCTGGCCGACCTGCTGCCCGAGGGTCCTGCTCTGTACCCGGACGGTGATCTGACGGACAGCCCGGACGAGGTCCTGGTTGCCGAGTTGATCCGCGAAGCGGCACTGGAGGGCGTACGCGACGAACTGCCGCACTCGATCGCGGTCGTCGTCGAGGAGATGGCACTGCGTGAGGGGCGTGACGCGGACAAGCAACTGACCGACATCCACGCAACTCTCTTCGTCGAGCGCGACTCCCAGAAGGGGATTGTGATCGGCCACAAGGGATCGCGCCTCAAGGAGGTCGGTCAGACGGCTCGGCTCCAGATCGCCGACCTGCTCGGGACCGCGGTCTACCTCGATCTGCGGGTCAAACTCGCCAAGGACTGGCAGCGGGACCCTCGCCAGCTCCGCCGCCTCGGCTTCTGA